From Spiroplasma endosymbiont of Amphimallon solstitiale:
GCGAGCGTGGACTTTCCTCTACATACTAATGCAGCGATTAGCTCATTTTTTATTCTTTTAGAAAAAAATTATAACATATTTATTCTTCATGTACAATACTTTCTAATTTGCTTAATCTCGTAATAATATCAACATTTTCTACACCTTTTTCTTCTAATTTTTGTTTTTCTTGTTTTAAAACTAAAATTTGTGTTTTTAAAATATCAATTTCTTTAAGTAACTTGTAATTATTATTTTCTAAAATTGCATTTTGCTTTTTTAGTTTATTTACAAATTCTTCTAGTATTTCATAATTAGTAGCTACTAAATCAAGAAATAAATCTACTTCTTTAGAATCATAGCCTTTATAATCAACAGTAAATTCTTTATCTATAATATCCTTTTTACAAATATTCATATTTATACCTCCTTTAATTAAAAGGAAAACTATTCCAAAGTTAGTAATATTCTATGTAAGGGGGAATTAAAATAATGTTTTATGCTAACCGTGGAATGTTTCTTGAAACTATAATTAATTATACTATTGAAATTATAAATAATGAA
This genomic window contains:
- a CDS encoding DivIVA domain-containing protein; this encodes MNICKKDIIDKEFTVDYKGYDSKEVDLFLDLVATNYEILEEFVNKLKKQNAILENNNYKLLKEIDILKTQILVLKQEKQKLEEKGVENVDIITRLSKLESIVHEE